A part of Streptomyces sp. NBC_01451 genomic DNA contains:
- a CDS encoding DUF4232 domain-containing protein yields the protein MATFRTTRPARRTALLMSAMALPVLLGACGSDTGDGTTVPSTATTTTVSTSTAPSTGDSRCRASELRASVGRLDPGAGQKNFPVVLTNDSARACTLRGYPGVAFVDAAGEQLGADPKRSDAQVTTVHLAPGDSAWAGLSFANPELSEAATATPAELLVTPPDERDQLKVAWEKGEVPVGGNESSVFLTVFGPGTGS from the coding sequence ATGGCGACCTTCCGAACCACCCGGCCGGCCCGTCGGACCGCGCTGCTCATGAGCGCGATGGCGCTACCGGTCCTGCTCGGGGCCTGCGGCAGCGACACCGGCGACGGCACGACCGTCCCGTCGACCGCCACCACGACGACTGTCTCGACGTCGACCGCCCCTTCGACCGGCGACAGCCGTTGCCGTGCCTCCGAGCTGCGCGCCTCGGTCGGGCGGCTCGATCCGGGCGCCGGGCAGAAGAACTTCCCCGTCGTCCTCACCAACGACTCCGCCCGTGCCTGCACCCTGCGCGGCTACCCGGGCGTCGCCTTCGTGGACGCGGCCGGCGAACAGCTGGGCGCCGACCCGAAGCGCTCCGACGCCCAGGTGACAACGGTCCATCTGGCGCCGGGCGACAGTGCCTGGGCGGGCCTGAGCTTCGCGAACCCGGAGCTCAGCGAGGCCGCGACGGCGACCCCGGCCGAGCTGCTGGTGACCCCGCCGGACGAACGGGACCAGCTGAAGGTGGCATGGGAGAAGGGCGAGGTGCCGGTCGGCGGGAACGAGTCGTCGGTGTTCCTGACGGTCTTCGGTCCCGGTACCGGATCCTGA
- a CDS encoding arsenic transporter: MNAPSAEALSIALLIAVLACAVVRPFGLPEAVVAVPAAGLVVVTGAISPEHAWEEAERLGPVVGFLAAVLVLAHFCDVEGLFRACGGWMARWAKNRPGRLLTSVFVLASAITAVLSLDATIVLLTPVVFATAARTGVRPKPHSYACAHLSNTASLLLPVSNLTNLLAFSASGLSFTRFAALMTLPWLVAIGAEYLVFRRFFAADLAAPAPDTPPADPGPGTADAPALPLFALVTVACTLAGFVVASALGIDPAWAALAGALVLSGRALLRRQATPVTVLRATAPGFLAFVLALGVVVRAVVDNGLAEALGRVLPDGTGLAALLGIAALAAVLANLINNLPAVLVLLPLTATAGPGAVLAVLLGVNIGPNLTYAGSLATLLWRRIVHQHERDVGIGEFTRLGLISVPAALIPAVVALWGSLVVLGG; this comes from the coding sequence CTGAACGCCCCGTCCGCCGAGGCCCTGTCCATCGCCCTGCTCATCGCCGTCCTGGCCTGCGCCGTCGTGCGCCCGTTCGGGCTGCCTGAGGCGGTCGTGGCGGTTCCCGCCGCCGGGCTGGTGGTCGTCACCGGCGCGATCTCGCCGGAACACGCGTGGGAGGAGGCCGAGCGGCTCGGGCCGGTGGTCGGCTTCCTCGCGGCGGTGCTGGTCCTGGCCCACTTCTGCGATGTCGAGGGGCTCTTCCGGGCCTGCGGCGGGTGGATGGCCCGGTGGGCGAAGAACCGGCCGGGACGGCTGCTGACCTCGGTCTTCGTGCTGGCCTCGGCGATCACGGCGGTACTGAGCCTGGACGCGACCATCGTGCTGCTCACGCCCGTGGTGTTCGCCACGGCCGCCCGGACAGGGGTCAGGCCCAAGCCGCACTCCTACGCCTGCGCGCATCTGTCGAACACGGCGTCGCTGCTGCTGCCGGTCTCCAACCTCACCAACCTGCTGGCGTTCAGCGCGAGCGGCCTGAGCTTCACCCGGTTCGCCGCTCTGATGACGCTGCCCTGGCTGGTCGCGATCGGCGCCGAGTACCTGGTGTTCCGTCGGTTCTTCGCCGCCGACCTGGCCGCACCGGCACCGGACACGCCGCCCGCGGACCCCGGCCCCGGTACGGCGGACGCGCCCGCGCTCCCGCTGTTCGCCCTCGTCACCGTGGCCTGCACACTGGCCGGGTTCGTCGTGGCCTCCGCGCTGGGCATCGATCCCGCGTGGGCGGCGCTCGCGGGAGCACTCGTACTGTCCGGACGCGCGCTTCTGCGCCGGCAGGCCACCCCGGTGACAGTGCTGCGCGCCACGGCACCCGGGTTCCTCGCGTTCGTGCTGGCGCTGGGTGTCGTGGTCCGCGCGGTCGTGGACAACGGGCTCGCGGAGGCGCTCGGCCGGGTGCTGCCCGACGGAACCGGGCTGGCCGCGCTGCTCGGGATCGCCGCGCTGGCCGCCGTACTCGCCAATCTGATCAACAACCTGCCCGCGGTGCTCGTGCTGCTGCCGCTGACCGCCACAGCCGGTCCCGGTGCGGTGCTCGCCGTGCTGCTCGGGGTGAACATCGGCCCGAACCTCACGTACGCCGGATCGCTGGCGACCCTGCTGTGGCGGCGCATCGTGCACCAGCACGAGCGCGATGTCGGGATCGGGGAGTTCACCCGGCTCGGGCTCATCTCCGTGCCGGCCGCGCTGATCCCGGCGGTGGTGGCGTTGTGGGGCTCGCTGGTCGTCCTCGGGGGCTGA
- a CDS encoding ricin-type beta-trefoil lectin domain protein — MKDAGLSNSPTPVPAYDASDVELSAELKKWTGTTPALHPVGELLDRHWEAAFAYARLCTSGPRPAGMLTTAAFTRLFGESLRQSGPTSAWRPHLLVTVRRLAAEWEGDHRHEMLHPELRTRPGGESRVAARLLPAPDRRLLSRAFQNLPQSARCLLWHAEVEAEPLEIPAGLLGLSVEDAAVELGRARGRLREECLHVHREVVPQEECRRYIRLIDVTCRRRSFDIDPDLAKHLADCMHCRYAADQLNQFNGDLALALAEGVLGWGARAYLESRPGRAAESAIVEVEQAPIIEIATVESVLPVPRVLAQAPPMPANPPVSTELVVRPGSHRSAHKAARRAVRRRNRVLAAATVSALVLVPLALWSVLGSDDEDGPTAENSPPDTATTGSDTAGDPSWAGSGETTKGALRGRLHNVESGLCIGIVGGKAVQGAEAELTSCSSEAGQEWSYEKDGLLRNVAAPDLCLDSHLGYSVQLAPCTGASQPAAKNVRYDFTLQGTLVPRWDQELALTPADAADEGDAPLVLKSREESADQHWVFDSSSPSLQMQAVNWDAASEAGPPTTKKSPEPSTTPAPTPTPARPTPTPSAATPTPSASNPTTVPCYYYGYYNCGNGQNTGGGNYGGGYGYGYPYGGGYGGWGGR, encoded by the coding sequence GTGAAAGACGCAGGCCTGTCGAATTCCCCTACACCGGTTCCCGCGTACGACGCTTCGGATGTCGAACTCAGCGCGGAGCTGAAGAAGTGGACGGGGACGACGCCCGCGCTCCATCCCGTCGGTGAACTGCTCGACCGGCACTGGGAAGCGGCCTTCGCCTATGCCCGACTGTGCACCAGTGGCCCGCGCCCCGCCGGAATGCTCACCACCGCCGCGTTCACCCGCCTCTTCGGGGAATCGCTGCGCCAGAGCGGCCCCACCTCCGCGTGGCGGCCCCACCTCCTGGTCACCGTGCGCCGGCTGGCGGCGGAGTGGGAGGGCGACCACCGCCACGAAATGCTCCACCCCGAGCTGCGCACCAGACCCGGCGGCGAGAGCCGCGTCGCCGCCCGACTGCTGCCCGCGCCCGACCGGCGGCTGCTCTCCAGGGCCTTCCAGAACCTCCCGCAGTCGGCGCGCTGCCTGCTCTGGCACGCCGAGGTCGAGGCCGAACCGCTGGAGATACCCGCCGGCCTGCTGGGCCTGAGCGTGGAGGACGCCGCCGTCGAACTGGGCCGGGCCCGCGGACGGCTCCGCGAGGAGTGCCTGCACGTCCACCGCGAGGTCGTGCCCCAGGAGGAGTGCCGCCGCTACATCCGGCTGATCGACGTCACCTGCCGGCGCCGCAGCTTCGACATCGACCCCGACCTCGCCAAGCACCTCGCCGACTGCATGCACTGCCGGTACGCCGCCGACCAGTTGAACCAGTTCAACGGCGACCTCGCCCTCGCGCTGGCCGAGGGAGTGCTCGGCTGGGGTGCGCGCGCCTATCTGGAGTCCCGGCCGGGACGCGCCGCGGAGAGCGCCATCGTGGAGGTCGAACAGGCCCCCATCATCGAGATCGCCACGGTCGAGAGCGTGCTCCCGGTCCCGCGCGTCCTGGCCCAGGCTCCGCCCATGCCCGCGAACCCGCCGGTCTCCACCGAGCTGGTCGTCCGCCCCGGATCGCACCGGTCCGCGCACAAGGCGGCCCGGCGCGCGGTCCGTCGCCGCAACCGTGTCCTGGCCGCCGCGACCGTGAGCGCGCTGGTCCTCGTCCCGCTGGCCCTGTGGTCCGTCCTGGGTTCGGACGACGAGGACGGCCCGACCGCCGAGAACAGCCCCCCGGACACCGCTACCACCGGCTCCGACACGGCCGGCGATCCCTCCTGGGCCGGTTCGGGCGAGACCACCAAGGGCGCCCTGCGCGGCCGACTGCACAACGTCGAGTCCGGACTGTGCATCGGCATCGTCGGCGGCAAGGCCGTCCAGGGCGCGGAGGCCGAGCTGACCAGCTGCTCGTCGGAGGCCGGCCAGGAGTGGTCGTACGAGAAGGACGGCCTGCTGCGCAACGTCGCCGCCCCGGACCTCTGCCTCGACTCCCACCTCGGCTACTCGGTCCAGCTCGCCCCGTGCACGGGCGCGTCCCAGCCCGCCGCCAAGAACGTGCGCTACGACTTCACCCTCCAGGGCACCCTGGTCCCGCGCTGGGACCAGGAGCTGGCCCTGACCCCCGCCGACGCCGCGGACGAGGGCGACGCGCCGCTGGTCCTGAAGTCGCGCGAGGAGTCCGCCGACCAGCACTGGGTCTTCGACTCCTCGTCACCCTCGCTCCAGATGCAGGCCGTCAACTGGGACGCGGCGTCCGAGGCCGGTCCCCCCACCACCAAGAAGAGCCCCGAGCCCTCGACGACCCCGGCGCCGACCCCCACACCGGCCCGGCCGACCCCGACACCGTCGGCCGCCACCCCGACCCCCTCGGCCTCGAACCCGACGACCGTGCCCTGCTACTACTACGGGTACTACAACTGCGGGAACGGCCAGAACACCGGCGGCGGCAACTACGGCGGCGGCTACGGATACGGCTACCCCTACGGCGGCGGATACGGCGGCTGGGGAGGCCGCTGA
- a CDS encoding helix-turn-helix domain-containing protein codes for MNADGLSRTAVPAPPPGLVTVGRYDEGPGYAVNRPQGADSWLFTWTTDGHGLLTQGAAEARAGAGDLVVLGPGVPHRYLVRPGARHWRFWWTHCQARPSWTAWLSPYAVGMYVVAPVPEALHDRMATAFARMLADARWPGSDTRPPGSSASAAPAVPDGPTAVAHGAAARELALCSLEEIVLLASTAARPLPERPGVDPRVSRAEALIAADPAAPHTVRSLAEGVALSPSRFAHLFTEQLGRSPMRALREARLRHAARLLEATDLPVERVALASGFASPFHFNRVFRERHGTPPGAYRALCRRDPAETTPAIGFAAVPGRRGEGTGQLP; via the coding sequence ATGAACGCTGACGGATTGTCCAGGACCGCTGTCCCCGCGCCGCCGCCCGGTCTGGTGACCGTCGGGCGCTACGACGAGGGGCCCGGTTACGCCGTCAACCGGCCGCAGGGCGCCGACAGCTGGCTGTTCACCTGGACGACGGACGGCCACGGGCTGCTGACCCAGGGCGCGGCCGAGGCGCGGGCCGGGGCCGGGGACCTGGTCGTCCTCGGCCCGGGGGTGCCCCACCGCTACCTGGTCCGGCCGGGTGCCCGGCACTGGCGGTTCTGGTGGACGCACTGCCAGGCCCGCCCCTCCTGGACGGCCTGGCTGAGCCCGTACGCCGTCGGCATGTACGTCGTCGCCCCGGTGCCGGAAGCGCTGCACGACCGTATGGCCACGGCGTTCGCGCGCATGCTGGCGGACGCCCGCTGGCCGGGCAGCGACACCCGGCCGCCCGGCTCCTCCGCCTCCGCCGCCCCGGCCGTGCCCGACGGTCCGACAGCCGTCGCCCACGGCGCCGCAGCCCGGGAACTCGCCCTCTGTTCCCTGGAGGAAATCGTGCTGCTGGCCTCCACGGCCGCCCGCCCCCTTCCGGAACGGCCGGGCGTCGACCCCCGGGTGAGCCGGGCGGAAGCGCTCATCGCCGCCGACCCGGCCGCTCCGCACACCGTCCGCTCGCTCGCCGAGGGGGTCGCGCTCTCACCGTCGCGGTTCGCGCACCTGTTCACCGAGCAGCTCGGCCGGTCCCCGATGCGGGCCCTGCGCGAGGCCCGGCTGCGCCATGCGGCCCGGTTGCTGGAGGCCACCGACCTGCCGGTGGAACGCGTCGCCCTCGCCTCCGGCTTCGCCAGCCCGTTCCACTTCAACCGGGTGTTCCGCGAGCGTCACGGGACGCCACCGGGCGCGTACCGGGCCCTGTGCAGACGCGATCCGGCGGAAACCACGCCCGCTATTGGTTTCGCGGCTGTTCCCGGACGGAGAGGCGAAGGAACCGGTCAACTGCCATGA
- a CDS encoding phytanoyl-CoA dioxygenase family protein, with amino-acid sequence MTVTGISTPGAPILPEEERRRFEEDGFTVVRGLFGADEIAALRAEFTALHAAGPVPGHFEPRPSGQDGRPADPLDAYPRVMQPHEFHEPSLGWLLDPRLRAVLEVLLGEEVLAAQSMFYFKPPGARGQALHQDNFYLRVEPGTCVAAWIACETIDRDNGGLEVVPGTHRMDLFCPETADAGVSFAREYVAPPPGLATVPVDMAPGDVLFFNGSLVHGSQPNRSADRFRRSFIGHYVGRSAERIGHFYRTISMDGDRVRLRESEGAGPCGTEFGSPSAPH; translated from the coding sequence ATGACAGTCACAGGCATCAGTACCCCCGGGGCCCCCATCCTGCCGGAGGAGGAGCGCCGGCGGTTCGAGGAGGACGGATTCACCGTTGTGCGGGGACTGTTCGGGGCCGACGAGATCGCCGCGCTGCGCGCCGAGTTCACGGCGCTGCACGCGGCCGGTCCGGTGCCGGGACATTTCGAGCCGCGCCCGTCCGGACAGGACGGGCGCCCGGCCGACCCGCTGGACGCCTATCCGCGCGTCATGCAGCCGCACGAGTTCCACGAGCCGTCCCTCGGCTGGCTGTTGGATCCGCGGTTGCGCGCCGTCCTGGAGGTGCTGCTCGGCGAGGAGGTACTGGCCGCGCAGAGCATGTTCTACTTCAAGCCGCCGGGCGCCCGGGGGCAGGCGCTGCACCAGGACAACTTCTATCTGCGGGTCGAGCCGGGCACCTGTGTGGCCGCGTGGATCGCGTGCGAGACGATCGACCGGGACAACGGCGGTCTGGAGGTGGTGCCGGGCACGCACCGCATGGACCTGTTCTGTCCGGAGACGGCGGACGCCGGTGTGTCCTTCGCCCGGGAGTACGTGGCTCCGCCGCCCGGTCTGGCCACGGTGCCGGTCGACATGGCCCCGGGCGACGTCCTGTTCTTCAACGGCAGCCTGGTGCACGGCTCGCAGCCCAACCGGAGCGCCGACCGGTTCCGGCGCTCGTTCATCGGGCACTACGTGGGCCGCTCGGCCGAGCGTATCGGCCACTTCTACCGCACGATCTCCATGGACGGCGACCGGGTCCGGCTGCGCGAGAGCGAGGGCGCGGGACCGTGCGGCACGGAGTTCGGGTCGCCGTCCGCACCGCACTGA
- a CDS encoding aldo/keto reductase has translation MQYVKLGSTGLDVSRICLGCMSYGLPDRGNHEWTLDEEASRPLIRQALDAGITFFDTANVYSDGTSEEIVGRALADFARRDEIVLATKVHGRMRPGPNGGGLSRKAILTEIDHSLTRLGTDYVDLYQIHRYDSVTPIEETMEALHDVVKAGKARYIGASSMYAWQFSKAQYTAREHGWTRFVSMQNHYNLLYREEEREMLPLCADQGVGVLPWSPLARGRLTRDWDTTTGRSETDDFGRTLYPEGDRTIVDAVARIADRRNVPRARVALAWLLRQSPVTAPIVGATKPHHIDDAVAAVDLELTDQEIEELGQPYTPHPVSGH, from the coding sequence ATGCAGTACGTGAAGCTCGGTTCGACGGGCCTGGACGTGTCGCGGATCTGTCTGGGCTGCATGAGCTACGGCCTGCCCGACCGCGGCAACCACGAGTGGACCCTCGACGAGGAGGCGTCCCGTCCGCTGATCCGGCAGGCCCTCGACGCCGGGATCACCTTCTTCGACACGGCGAACGTCTACTCCGACGGCACCAGCGAGGAGATCGTCGGCAGGGCGCTCGCCGACTTCGCCCGCCGCGACGAGATAGTGCTGGCCACGAAGGTGCACGGCCGGATGCGGCCCGGGCCCAACGGCGGCGGCCTGTCCCGCAAGGCGATCCTGACCGAGATCGACCACAGCCTCACCCGCCTCGGCACCGACTACGTCGACCTCTACCAGATCCACCGCTACGACTCCGTCACCCCGATCGAGGAGACGATGGAGGCCCTGCACGACGTCGTCAAGGCGGGCAAGGCCCGCTACATCGGAGCGAGTTCGATGTACGCCTGGCAGTTCTCCAAGGCCCAGTACACGGCCCGCGAGCACGGCTGGACCCGGTTCGTGTCGATGCAGAACCACTACAACCTCCTCTACCGCGAGGAGGAGCGCGAGATGCTGCCTCTCTGCGCCGACCAGGGCGTCGGCGTCCTGCCGTGGAGCCCGCTGGCCCGCGGCCGGCTCACCCGCGACTGGGACACCACCACCGGGCGCAGCGAGACCGACGACTTCGGCCGCACCCTCTACCCGGAGGGCGACCGCACGATCGTCGACGCGGTCGCCCGCATCGCGGACCGGCGGAACGTCCCGCGTGCCCGCGTCGCCCTGGCCTGGCTGCTGCGTCAGAGCCCGGTGACCGCCCCGATCGTCGGCGCCACCAAGCCGCACCACATCGACGACGCGGTGGCCGCCGTCGACCTGGAACTCACCGACCAGGAGATCGAGGAACTGGGGCAGCCCTACACCCCGCATCCGGTCAGCGGCCACTGA
- a CDS encoding helix-turn-helix transcriptional regulator, producing the protein MSPSRFGAEWIVGRDRELALLDDLVNEVTAEPADLLGGLPGVLVVTGGPGAGKSVLLDAVGRTALRAGLRVLRCRGCEGESGLAFAGLHQLLRPVLDLAGELPVRQRGALLGVFGLDPEQAQDKVPDPLLTSLGTLTLLSDAANRGPLLLVIDDAHWLDVGTLDVLAFVARRLEGEPVAMVLAARDNAVPRQFASESRQLNVEPLTPAAAGRLLDLQPEPPVGRARSRILDQAAGVPLALVELARAVSRDPAAGQDGATDALPLTDRLEAIFAADLPELPAPTRRLLLLAAAAETAELPVILSAAGDTAAPADWRPAESAGLVRIDDGRLHFRHPLIRSAVYQSATYAERHAAHTALAGVLAGDPDRRAWHLAAAVSGVDEEAAQGLEDSAGRAQRRGGYAGAAAALERAARLSPDPHVRSRRLVRAATMAMYAGHPRWVGELATHVLTLTDDPAVLAQASLLAGWALAVTTRFEDSLGFLLPVAEAAVETDPALALDALGTATTPAYHSGDPSFRERIQRITERVPPQDDEGERVWALAGCDPVRNREQALALLRGTDWTQDPPGLPPGALPQDRRLSRLIVVGAAAWVLDETAEAVRLLGAALDHLRRSPTAGANATVANALGLALYESGSWTRARTIFDESYRTAAEAGLEIVAAGSPVVGATILARRGDTEAARAAVQRAVHGVDLPNSRSLQVRRHYALGTAALAEGDHAAACTRFRAVYTQDAEPEPVHFHASDYYLADLTAAAVRTGRADEARRIVDATRRRLAAGGISARLDAVLHRADALLADGDEAEEHFTAALADPAGEQWLFERALVRLDYAEWLRRRRRSVEARPQLTAALDAFERVGARPWTERARAELRAAGVTPTSSAPRDVLAELTPQQLQIARLAAAGLTNREIGERMFLSPRTVGFHLYRIFPKLGITGRAQLRDTLPESSAALEGTPGP; encoded by the coding sequence ATGAGCCCCTCCCGCTTCGGCGCGGAGTGGATAGTCGGCCGCGACCGCGAACTCGCCCTGCTGGACGACCTGGTGAACGAGGTCACGGCCGAACCCGCCGACCTGTTGGGGGGCCTGCCCGGCGTCCTGGTCGTGACCGGCGGACCGGGCGCGGGCAAGAGCGTCCTGCTCGACGCCGTCGGCCGCACCGCGCTCAGGGCCGGACTGCGTGTCCTGCGCTGCCGTGGCTGCGAAGGCGAGTCCGGGCTGGCGTTCGCCGGACTCCACCAACTGCTGCGCCCCGTACTGGACCTCGCCGGGGAACTGCCCGTACGCCAACGAGGCGCGCTGCTCGGTGTGTTCGGGCTGGACCCCGAACAGGCGCAGGACAAGGTTCCCGACCCGCTGCTCACCTCGCTCGGCACCCTCACCCTGCTCTCCGACGCGGCGAACCGGGGACCCCTGCTGCTCGTGATCGACGACGCCCACTGGCTCGACGTGGGCACGCTCGACGTCCTCGCCTTCGTCGCCCGGCGCCTCGAAGGGGAGCCGGTCGCCATGGTGCTCGCCGCCCGGGACAACGCCGTACCCCGGCAATTCGCCAGTGAGAGCCGGCAGTTGAACGTCGAGCCGCTGACCCCGGCCGCCGCCGGACGCCTCCTCGACCTCCAGCCCGAACCGCCCGTCGGACGCGCCCGCTCCCGCATCCTCGACCAGGCGGCAGGCGTTCCCCTCGCCCTCGTCGAACTCGCCCGCGCGGTCAGCCGCGACCCCGCCGCCGGGCAGGACGGCGCCACCGACGCACTGCCCCTCACCGACCGCCTGGAGGCGATCTTCGCCGCCGACCTGCCCGAACTCCCCGCGCCCACCCGCCGGTTGCTGCTCCTCGCGGCAGCCGCCGAGACGGCCGAACTGCCTGTGATCCTCTCCGCCGCCGGAGACACCGCCGCCCCGGCCGACTGGCGGCCCGCCGAGAGCGCGGGACTCGTCCGCATCGACGACGGCCGCCTCCACTTCCGGCACCCGCTGATCCGCTCCGCCGTCTACCAGTCCGCGACCTACGCCGAACGCCACGCGGCCCACACCGCCCTGGCCGGCGTTCTCGCCGGCGACCCCGACCGGCGCGCCTGGCACCTGGCCGCCGCCGTCTCGGGCGTCGACGAGGAGGCCGCCCAGGGCCTGGAGGACAGCGCGGGCCGCGCGCAGCGCCGGGGCGGTTACGCGGGTGCTGCCGCCGCCCTCGAACGGGCGGCCCGGCTCAGCCCCGACCCCCACGTCCGCTCCAGGCGGCTGGTCCGGGCCGCGACCATGGCGATGTACGCCGGACACCCGCGCTGGGTCGGAGAGCTGGCCACCCACGTCCTCACCCTCACCGACGACCCGGCCGTGCTCGCCCAGGCCTCGCTCCTGGCCGGCTGGGCGCTCGCGGTGACCACCCGCTTCGAGGACTCGCTCGGCTTCCTGCTGCCGGTCGCCGAGGCCGCCGTCGAGACCGACCCCGCCCTCGCCCTCGACGCCCTCGGCACGGCCACCACCCCCGCCTACCACTCCGGGGACCCCTCGTTCCGCGAGCGGATCCAGCGGATCACCGAACGCGTTCCGCCCCAGGACGACGAGGGGGAACGGGTGTGGGCGCTGGCCGGCTGCGATCCCGTACGCAACCGTGAGCAGGCATTGGCGCTGCTCAGGGGCACCGACTGGACCCAGGACCCGCCCGGACTCCCGCCCGGCGCCCTCCCCCAGGACCGCAGGCTGTCCCGGCTGATCGTCGTGGGGGCCGCCGCCTGGGTCCTGGACGAGACCGCCGAGGCCGTCCGTCTGCTCGGCGCCGCGCTGGACCATCTGCGGCGTTCCCCGACGGCCGGCGCCAACGCCACCGTCGCCAACGCGCTCGGGCTCGCGCTGTACGAGAGCGGCTCCTGGACCCGGGCCCGCACGATCTTCGACGAGTCGTACCGGACGGCGGCCGAGGCCGGCCTGGAGATCGTGGCGGCCGGCTCGCCCGTCGTCGGCGCCACCATCCTCGCCCGGCGCGGCGACACCGAGGCGGCCCGTGCCGCCGTGCAGCGCGCCGTCCACGGCGTCGATCTGCCCAACTCCCGCAGCCTCCAGGTACGGAGGCACTACGCCCTCGGCACCGCCGCCCTCGCCGAGGGCGACCACGCCGCCGCCTGCACCCGCTTCCGGGCCGTCTACACCCAGGACGCCGAACCCGAACCGGTGCACTTCCACGCCTCCGACTACTACCTGGCCGACCTCACGGCAGCGGCCGTGCGCACCGGCCGCGCCGACGAGGCACGCCGGATCGTCGACGCGACCCGCCGCCGCCTCGCGGCAGGCGGGATCTCCGCCCGGCTGGACGCCGTACTGCACCGGGCGGACGCCCTGCTTGCCGACGGAGACGAGGCGGAGGAGCACTTCACCGCGGCCCTCGCCGACCCGGCCGGCGAACAGTGGCTGTTCGAGCGGGCGCTGGTCCGCCTCGACTACGCGGAGTGGCTGCGCCGCCGACGCCGCTCGGTGGAGGCGCGCCCGCAGCTCACCGCCGCCCTCGACGCCTTCGAACGGGTCGGCGCCCGCCCCTGGACGGAACGCGCCCGCGCCGAACTGCGGGCCGCCGGCGTCACCCCCACCAGCAGCGCACCCCGCGACGTCCTCGCCGAACTCACCCCGCAGCAGCTCCAGATCGCCCGCCTGGCCGCGGCCGGTCTCACCAACCGGGAGATCGGCGAACGCATGTTCCTCTCGCCCCGCACGGTCGGCTTCCACCTCTACCGCATCTTCCCCAAACTCGGCATCACGGGCCGCGCCCAGCTCCGCGACACACTGCCGGAGTCGTCGGCGGCCCTGGAAGGCACCCCGGGCCCGTGA
- a CDS encoding NADPH-dependent F420 reductase, translating into MRIGIIGAGALGQALAVRFVAAGAEVLLGDSLGPRSLRGLVDSIGPGLTPVTVAEAADPEIVVLAVPWRGLSEAVRAADVSDWQERIVIDTVNPLGPPDFRLADLQGRPSSEVVAGLVPGARLVKAFNTLAPALVGADPRTPAGRRVIFLSGNHAGANDRVARLVEHVGWAAVDLGPLADGGRLQEFPGGPLPTLSLLLQP; encoded by the coding sequence ATGCGTATCGGCATCATCGGCGCCGGAGCCCTCGGGCAGGCCCTCGCGGTCCGGTTCGTGGCCGCCGGGGCGGAGGTGCTTCTCGGCGACAGCCTGGGACCCCGGTCCCTGCGGGGGCTCGTCGACTCGATCGGACCGGGGCTCACACCGGTGACCGTGGCGGAGGCGGCCGACCCCGAGATCGTCGTGCTCGCGGTGCCCTGGCGGGGGCTGTCCGAGGCGGTGCGGGCGGCCGATGTGTCCGACTGGCAGGAACGGATCGTCATCGACACCGTCAACCCGCTCGGCCCGCCCGACTTCCGGCTCGCCGACCTCCAGGGGCGCCCGTCCAGCGAGGTCGTCGCCGGTCTGGTGCCCGGGGCCCGCCTGGTGAAGGCGTTCAACACCCTGGCGCCGGCGCTCGTCGGAGCCGATCCGCGCACTCCGGCCGGACGGCGGGTGATATTTCTCTCCGGCAACCACGCGGGCGCCAACGACCGGGTCGCCCGGCTCGTCGAACACGTCGGCTGGGCGGCCGTCGATCTGGGCCCCCTGGCTGATGGGGGCCGCCTTCAGGAGTTTCCCGGCGGCCCGCTGCCGACGCTCAGTCTGCTCCTCCAGCCCTGA